A window from Bacteroidota bacterium encodes these proteins:
- a CDS encoding iron-sulfur cluster-binding protein: protein MSEHSESFIAKSTVKSGDREHRRKINFNIGKYNTVVVQGKKQFSNINLARERAKNLKWKAIETLDKQLENFEAAITKRGAKVLWAEDAQQALDIIGKICTDKNCKILVKSKSMVTEEIHLNKFMEERGIESVETDLGEYIQQLDGEPPYHIVTPAMHKSKEDVAKLFAEKLGTDPNLTPEQLTLVARQKLREKYAQAEVGVTGANFLIGDIGAIAITENEGNARLSCSMPKTHIVVAGIEKMIPSLNDLALFWPLLATFGTGQQITSYNTIVTGPRQEGEVDGPEEMYVILLDNGRTSILADAKQRESLYCIRCGACLNACPVYKNIGGHSYETAYSGPIGSVITPHLKPLGEWKHLSYASSLCGNCTEVCAVKINLHELLLENRHEAVEEGHSVFAERVAWKMWKQAMLRRSLMNIANGSTKSWVINKIGKAWTEHRSNLEFPKKSFNQQWKEKYGDR, encoded by the coding sequence ATGTCTGAACATTCCGAATCATTTATTGCCAAAAGCACAGTGAAATCCGGCGACAGGGAACATCGCCGAAAAATCAATTTTAATATTGGTAAATACAATACTGTAGTTGTACAGGGCAAAAAACAGTTCAGCAATATTAACCTGGCAAGAGAAAGGGCAAAGAACCTGAAATGGAAGGCAATTGAAACTCTTGATAAGCAATTGGAGAATTTTGAAGCTGCCATTACCAAACGTGGTGCAAAAGTATTATGGGCCGAGGATGCCCAGCAAGCCTTGGATATTATTGGTAAGATCTGTACAGATAAAAATTGCAAGATATTGGTGAAGAGTAAGAGTATGGTGACGGAAGAAATTCACCTGAATAAATTCATGGAAGAAAGAGGTATTGAAAGTGTGGAAACAGACCTGGGAGAATACATTCAGCAGCTGGATGGCGAACCTCCTTATCATATTGTAACACCAGCTATGCATAAAAGCAAGGAAGATGTTGCAAAGCTTTTTGCTGAGAAACTCGGAACTGATCCAAATCTTACGCCTGAACAATTGACACTGGTAGCAAGGCAAAAATTGAGAGAGAAATATGCGCAGGCTGAAGTAGGAGTTACCGGTGCTAATTTTCTTATCGGTGATATTGGCGCCATTGCTATTACAGAAAACGAAGGCAACGCAAGACTGAGTTGCTCCATGCCGAAAACTCATATTGTTGTTGCCGGTATTGAGAAAATGATTCCTTCGCTAAATGACCTTGCCCTATTCTGGCCTTTGCTTGCAACATTCGGAACGGGTCAACAGATCACTTCATATAATACAATTGTAACCGGCCCCAGGCAGGAAGGCGAAGTAGATGGCCCTGAAGAAATGTATGTGATCCTGCTTGATAATGGTCGCACAAGTATTCTTGCCGATGCAAAGCAACGTGAAAGTTTATACTGCATCCGTTGCGGTGCTTGTTTAAATGCCTGTCCTGTTTATAAAAATATCGGCGGGCATAGTTATGAAACAGCGTATAGTGGCCCGATCGGTTCTGTTATAACCCCGCACTTAAAGCCATTGGGCGAATGGAAACATCTCAGTTATGCCTCATCCCTTTGTGGTAATTGCACAGAAGTATGTGCTGTAAAAATTAACCTGCATGAATTGCTGCTGGAAAACCGGCATGAAGCCGTAGAAGAAGGACATAGTGTATTCGCAGAAAGAGTTGCCTGGAAAATGTGGAAGCAGGCCATGCTGCGCAGAAGCCTGATGAATATTGCAAACGGCAGCACCAAAAGCTGGGTGATAAACAAAATAGGAAAAGCATGGACAGAACACAGGAGCAACCTTGAGTTTCCTAAAAAATCATTCAACCAACAGTGGAAAGAGAAATACGGGGACAGATAA
- a CDS encoding class I SAM-dependent methyltransferase, with amino-acid sequence MASQVQYYNQFGELYEESILGCPEPEYWTTDYSEKGRIYIEMKKRIDQQKELIAEYFTNKFTVLDIGCGFGRQAVLLAKMGFKVTGTDTSDVFIQIASKLFEKNNYKGEFLCTDIISGGGGTIKYFC; translated from the coding sequence ATGGCTTCGCAGGTTCAATACTATAATCAATTTGGTGAGTTATATGAAGAAAGTATTCTTGGTTGTCCCGAGCCTGAATATTGGACAACGGATTATTCAGAGAAAGGGAGAATTTACATTGAGATGAAAAAACGCATAGACCAACAAAAAGAACTGATAGCAGAATATTTTACGAACAAGTTTACTGTGTTAGATATTGGCTGTGGTTTTGGTAGGCAAGCAGTGTTACTTGCAAAAATGGGATTTAAAGTAACCGGCACTGATACTAGCGATGTCTTCATTCAAATAGCCAGCAAACTTTTTGAAAAGAATAATTACAAAGGAGAATTCCTTTGTACAGATATAATTAGCGGGGGGGGAGGCACAATCAAATACTTTTGCTAG